The window CATAGGCGCGGAATCAGCTTTGGCCACAGTATCTGTTGATGCGGATGTGCCTTTGGCTCCTGCTTTGACCCATTCGACGAGTGTATTGATTTCGGACTGCTCAAGGGAGTGCTTGGGCGGCATCTTCAGCTTACCTGTTCGGCGGATGGCGTTGATGAGGATACTGGTTTCGGGGTCGCCGGGGATGATGGCGGGGCCGCGGCCGCCGCCTTTGAGAATGGCGCCGTAGCTATCGAGACGAAGGCCGCCGGATTGAGATTCCTGGTGGCAGGAGTAGCAGTTGTCGTCGAGAATGGGCTCGACGCGCTGAGTGAAGAACTCAGGCGTACCGGGCGCGGGCGATGCGGCCTGCTGAGCACGAACCGGGTCGGTGACGGATACCGTGACGGAAGCGGTGATTAAGACCGCCGTTGTGGCGAACAGGATGGGGGTTCGGCCTGAATTGATTGCAAGCCTCATAGCGAATCTCCGCGTAGCAAAGCTTCGTGGAGAGGTTGCAATTCGTCTTGCCGGGAGGAGGAACCATAGGCCTGAGCCTTGACGAATTCGCGTAGATCCTGGAATTCGGAGCTCTGCTTCCTGATCGCGATTGGATCACTGGATTGGGGCAATGGCATATCAAGAATCACGTTGCCTTCCTGACAATTGTCGCGATGAGCTCCGAGGACAACCAGACGCGTACCAAGAAGTAGTGCTTCCGAGGTATTGTGCGTTACAAAGAGTACGGTAGGCCGGGTTTCCTGCCAGATCTCGCGCAGTTGTTGCTGAAGACTGGCACGAGTTGAGGGATCAAGAGCGCTGAAGGCTTCATCCATAAGCAGGACCGGTGGCTTCATCATGAGGGCTTGAGCGATGGCCACGCGCTGCTGCATACCTCCCGATAGCTGATGGGGGTACTTATTGAAGTCGGCTGCGTGCAGGCCCATGCGCAGGAGTTGGGCTTCGGCCTCCAGGCGCAGGTTTCGGCGAAATTTCCAGAAGGACGGGAGCAAGCGACCTAACCAGCCGCAGAAGGCGTTCTCAGGACCATACATGACGTTTTGCATCATGGTGCGATCGGGGAAAAGCGAGTATTTCTGGGGGACGTAGCCGCAGCGGGAATCGATCCGCGTGACCTGCTTGCCATCGACAACGATGGAGCCGCTGGTGGGAAATTCCTGGCCGAGGACAAGGCGAAGCAGTGTGCTTTTGCCGCAGCCGGTTTCACCAAGGACGGCGACGAATTCGCCGGCGAAGATGTCGAGATTCAGTTTGGAGAGGACAGTCTTGCGGCCGCTGGAGGCGACCGGGTATGAGACTGAGACATCGCGAAGGGCAATCTCGACCGGCGCCGACTGCTTCTCCATGCGTATCTCCTTCACCAGGACTTTGGCGGCTAGCACCATGGATGTAGCCTCCGATTGGCGACGCGGAGCAAGACATCCATGCCGAAGAGGAGGACTGCGACCCAGAGCAGATAGGGGATGATGATATCCATGCCCATGTGACGACGCATGATAGCGATGCGATAGGCGAGGCCGTCGGTGGAGGCAATCATCTCGCCTGCAAAGAGAAAGAGCGCGAGGGGCTTGAGGTTCAAACGAACGCTGTTGATGACCTGCGGCAGGATCTGCTTGAGGATGACACGATAGGCGACGTCGAGATTGGAGGACTTGAGGGTGAATGCTTTGACTGCCTGCTCACGCGGAACGGATTTGGCGATGTTGTAGGTGTCGAGCATGAGCGTAGGTCCTACGCCGATGACCATGAGCATGATCTTGGACCACTCGTCGATGCCGAAAACGATGAAAAGAATGGGCAGCAACGAGAGTGCGACTATCTTGTCGAAAAAGAGGACGAAGCGCAGAAAGAAGGCTTCAGCGTAGGGAAAAACAGCCATATGGAGGCCGATGAGGATTGCCGGGACCAGCAAAGCGATGGCGATGAAGAAGCGGCGGGAACTGGAGATAGTATCTTTCCACAGCATGCTGTGGGTGATGCGTTGATACGTGGTTGCGCTGGGGTCGAGGGCGTCATCTTCTTCAGCAGGTTCGAGGACGGAGGCCTGGATTCCCTGCCAAAGCTGTGCGCCGGAGGGAATGACGCGATCTTCTGGGTTTTCCTTGTGGCGGATGACTGAGAAGTGTGTGTAAGTGAAGATGCCGACAAGGAACAAGACCCAGGAGAGCGATTGCGTCCACAATCTGCGTGGGCGGCCCTGGATGTCCACGATGTGGCCGATGACAGGGATGGTCGACATAGCTTACAGCTTCCCCTGTTCTGCCATGCGCATGTATGTCGAATCCATGCGGAGGCGGACGCGGTCGCTCTTGCCTTGCACGGAGCCGTCTGGATAGCGAATGGCTACATCATTGACGGAGGCGATGTTTTGGCCGAGCAACTGGTGACGAAAGCAGAACTGGCGAACGAGATCCATCTTCTGCTTGAGCGTAGGGCTTTCCGAAAAATCGACCGCGGACTTGGGGGTAGAGAAAAGGTAGGTGGTTCGCAACTGTTCTTTATAGGACGCTACGCTGTCTCCGGAGGCTGCGGCGCTACCGGAAATGGCTGCTTGCGAAGCGGCACCGTCGGCGGCGAGCTGTGCCAAGGTTTCATACCATGCTCCGGTGATGGCCTTGGCGAAACGCGCGCCTGACCCATCGGGACGACTGAGAATGTCGGTTCGGACGACAAGGAGATCGAGGATTTCGCCTGGGATCCTTGAAGAATCAAAGAGAGGCTTAACGTTGCCTCCCTGGGCGAGGATCTGTGAAACAAGGGGCTTCCATGTAACGGCGACTTGATTTCCCTGATTGCCGAGAAAGGCGCCAACGAGGTCGGAGTCGCTGGTGTTCATGAGGCGCAACTGCGGAATCTGGGAGCTGAGGCCATTGAGGTCCATGGCGCGCTCGAGCAGGTATTCTGATACGGTCTTTTGCACGAGCATGATTCGCTTGCCGGGAAGTTGCGCAAGGGTGAGGTTGTTGCGGGCGAGGACGGCATCGTTGCCGTTGGAGTAATCGCCGACGATGAGCGCGGTGGAGTCGACGCCAGCGGCTGCGGGCATGTCGAGCGCTTCCATGTTGGTCATGGTGCAGGCGTCGATGTTCTTGCCTACGAATGCATCGAGAGATG is drawn from Acidicapsa acidisoli and contains these coding sequences:
- a CDS encoding ABC transporter permease; this encodes MSTIPVIGHIVDIQGRPRRLWTQSLSWVLFLVGIFTYTHFSVIRHKENPEDRVIPSGAQLWQGIQASVLEPAEEDDALDPSATTYQRITHSMLWKDTISSSRRFFIAIALLVPAILIGLHMAVFPYAEAFFLRFVLFFDKIVALSLLPILFIVFGIDEWSKIMLMVIGVGPTLMLDTYNIAKSVPREQAVKAFTLKSSNLDVAYRVILKQILPQVINSVRLNLKPLALFLFAGEMIASTDGLAYRIAIMRRHMGMDIIIPYLLWVAVLLFGMDVLLRVANRRLHPWC
- a CDS encoding ABC transporter ATP-binding protein; its protein translation is MVLAAKVLVKEIRMEKQSAPVEIALRDVSVSYPVASSGRKTVLSKLNLDIFAGEFVAVLGETGCGKSTLLRLVLGQEFPTSGSIVVDGKQVTRIDSRCGYVPQKYSLFPDRTMMQNVMYGPENAFCGWLGRLLPSFWKFRRNLRLEAEAQLLRMGLHAADFNKYPHQLSGGMQQRVAIAQALMMKPPVLLMDEAFSALDPSTRASLQQQLREIWQETRPTVLFVTHNTSEALLLGTRLVVLGAHRDNCQEGNVILDMPLPQSSDPIAIRKQSSEFQDLREFVKAQAYGSSSRQDELQPLHEALLRGDSL
- a CDS encoding putative urea ABC transporter substrate-binding protein → MPDAILTRPTAPALAPILALLLSVGFFSATPAHAAAPTFTVGWSVYAGWNPYFYMAKSGILKRWADKYGVVIKVQRFDYAASLDAFVGKNIDACTMTNMEALDMPAAAGVDSTALIVGDYSNGNDAVLARNNLTLAQLPGKRIMLVQKTVSEYLLERAMDLNGLSSQIPQLRLMNTSDSDLVGAFLGNQGNQVAVTWKPLVSQILAQGGNVKPLFDSSRIPGEILDLLVVRTDILSRPDGSGARFAKAITGAWYETLAQLAADGAASQAAISGSAAASGDSVASYKEQLRTTYLFSTPKSAVDFSESPTLKQKMDLVRQFCFRHQLLGQNIASVNDVAIRYPDGSVQGKSDRVRLRMDSTYMRMAEQGKL